A window from Erythrolamprus reginae isolate rEryReg1 chromosome 9, rEryReg1.hap1, whole genome shotgun sequence encodes these proteins:
- the LOC139172462 gene encoding arylamine N-acetyltransferase, pineal gland isozyme NAT-3-like, whose translation MNIKHYFERICCKGSQEKIDLETLTEVFSTSHPPFENLSLHCGKTIRLDLESVYDKIVTHNRGGWYMENNQLLFWAFQTMGYKVGLLGAHVYHPERKVYNQDFSHLLIKVVLEGKTYIVDGGFGVAYQMWQPMELISGKNQPQAPGISCFTEKDGVWYFHKMKREKLRMDSENKTLCSDIIKNVTCKNIYLFTLQPKTIDDFRLACLKLQKDPSSMFLGKSICSLQTTDGFLVLIGWMLIETKYDYKDDMDLEVSTVVTGEEVQKILKERFKIQLDKRFVPLNTYSGPMF comes from the exons ATGAATATTAAGCATTATTTTGAAAGAATTTGTTGCAAAGGTTCCCAGGAAAAAATAGATTTGGAAACCTTAACCGAGGTTTTTTCAACATCACATCCGCCCTTTGAAAATCTCAGTCTCCACTGTGGCAAAACCATTCGGTTGGATTTAGAATCAGTGTATGATAAAATTGTGACGCACAACCGTGGTGGATGGTACATGGAGAACAACCAACTTCTGTTTTGGGCTTTCCAGACTATGGGCTACAAAGTTGGTCTTTTAGGtgctcatgtttat CACCCAGAGCGAAAGGTCTACAATCAAGATTTCTCTCATCTTCTGATCAAAGTCGTTCTTGAGGGTAAAACCTACATTGTTGATGGTGGTTTTGGAGTGGCTTATCAGATGTGGCAACCCATGGAGCTGATTTCTGGGAAGAACCAACCTCAGGCCCCAGGAATTTCCTGCTTCACCGAGAAGGATGGTGTTTGGTACTTTCACAAAATGAAGCGCGAGAAACTCAGGATGGATTCCGAGAACAAAACTCTCTGCTCTGATATTATAAAAAACGTGACCTGtaagaacatttatttgtttacctTGCAACCAAAGACAATAGATGACTTCCGGCTGGCTTGTTTAAAACTCCAAAAAGATCCAAGTTCTATGTTTTTAGGGAAGTCCATCTGTAGTCTCCAAACTACTGATGGATTTCTAGTTTTGATTGGGTGGATGCTGATTGAAACCAAATATGATTATAAAGACGACATGGATCTAGAAGTAAGCACAGTCGTGACGGGTGAAGAAGTGCAGAAAATACTGAAGGAGCGATTCAAGATTc aactggacaAAAGGTTTGTCCCTCTTAACACCTATTCAGGACCCATGTTTTAA